In Panthera tigris isolate Pti1 chromosome D2, P.tigris_Pti1_mat1.1, whole genome shotgun sequence, one DNA window encodes the following:
- the PRXL2A gene encoding peroxiredoxin-like 2A isoform X3, protein MDPSFFTMGMWSIGAGALGAAALALFLANTDVFLPKSRRATLEYLEDIDLKTLEKEPRTFKAKELWEKNGAVIMAVRRPGCFLCREEAADLSSLKPKLDELGVPLYAVVKEQIRTEVKDFQPYFKGEIFLDEKKKFYGPQKRKMVFMGFVRLGVWYNFFRAWNGGFSGNLEGEGFILGGVFVVGPGKQGLLLEHREKEFGDKVNLVSVLEAARKIQPQTSASETK, encoded by the exons ATG GATCCGAGCTTCTTCACCATGGGGATGTGGTCCATTGGCGCCGGGGCCCTGGGGGCGGCTGCCTTGGCACTGTTCCTGGCCAACACGGACGTGTTTCTGCCCAAATCCCGGAGAGCGACGCTGGAGTATCTGGAGGACATAGACCTGAAAACGCTGGAGAAGG AACCAAGGACTTTCAAAGCAAAGGAGCTCTGGGAAAAGAACGGAGCGGTGATTATGGCTGTACGCAGGCCAGGCTGCTTCCTCTGTCGAGAG GAGGCTGCGGACCTGTCCTCCCTGAAGCCCAAGTTGGATGAGCTGGGAGTCCCCCTGTACGCAGTGGTGAAGGAGCAGATCAGGACTGAAGTGAAGGACTTCCAGCCTTACTTCAAAGGAGAAATCTTCCTGGACGAAAAG AAAAAGTTCTACGGTCCCCAAAAGCGGAAGATGGTGTTCATGGGATTTGTCCGTCTGGGTGTCTGGTACAACTTCTTCCGGGCCTGGAACGGAGGCTTCTCTGGAAACCTGGAGGGCGAAGGCTTCATCCTTGGAGGAGTTTTTGTGGTGGGGCCAGGAAAGCAG GGCCTTCTTCTTGAGCACCGAGAAAAAGAATTTGGAGACAAAGTAAACCTGGTTTCTGTTCTGGAAGCTGCTAGGAAGATCCAACCACAGACTTCGGCCTCAGAGACAAAGTGA
- the PRXL2A gene encoding peroxiredoxin-like 2A isoform X2 produces MSFLQDPSFFTMGMWSIGAGALGAAALALFLANTDVFLPKSRRATLEYLEDIDLKTLEKEPRTFKAKELWEKNGAVIMAVRRPGCFLCREEAADLSSLKPKLDELGVPLYAVVKEQIRTEVKDFQPYFKGEIFLDEKKKFYGPQKRKMVFMGFVRLGVWYNFFRAWNGGFSGNLEGEGFILGGVFVVGPGKQGLLLEHREKEFGDKVNLVSVLEAARKIQPQTSASETK; encoded by the exons ATGTCTTTCCTCCAGGATCCGAGCTTCTTCACCATGGGGATGTGGTCCATTGGCGCCGGGGCCCTGGGGGCGGCTGCCTTGGCACTGTTCCTGGCCAACACGGACGTGTTTCTGCCCAAATCCCGGAGAGCGACGCTGGAGTATCTGGAGGACATAGACCTGAAAACGCTGGAGAAGG AACCAAGGACTTTCAAAGCAAAGGAGCTCTGGGAAAAGAACGGAGCGGTGATTATGGCTGTACGCAGGCCAGGCTGCTTCCTCTGTCGAGAG GAGGCTGCGGACCTGTCCTCCCTGAAGCCCAAGTTGGATGAGCTGGGAGTCCCCCTGTACGCAGTGGTGAAGGAGCAGATCAGGACTGAAGTGAAGGACTTCCAGCCTTACTTCAAAGGAGAAATCTTCCTGGACGAAAAG AAAAAGTTCTACGGTCCCCAAAAGCGGAAGATGGTGTTCATGGGATTTGTCCGTCTGGGTGTCTGGTACAACTTCTTCCGGGCCTGGAACGGAGGCTTCTCTGGAAACCTGGAGGGCGAAGGCTTCATCCTTGGAGGAGTTTTTGTGGTGGGGCCAGGAAAGCAG GGCCTTCTTCTTGAGCACCGAGAAAAAGAATTTGGAGACAAAGTAAACCTGGTTTCTGTTCTGGAAGCTGCTAGGAAGATCCAACCACAGACTTCGGCCTCAGAGACAAAGTGA
- the PRXL2A gene encoding peroxiredoxin-like 2A isoform X1 yields MGMWSIGAGALGAAALALFLANTDVFLPKSRRATLEYLEDIDLKTLEKEPRTFKAKELWEKNGAVIMAVRRPGCFLCREEAADLSSLKPKLDELGVPLYAVVKEQIRTEVKDFQPYFKGEIFLDEKKKFYGPQKRKMVFMGFVRLGVWYNFFRAWNGGFSGNLEGEGFILGGVFVVGPGKQGLLLEHREKEFGDKVNLVSVLEAARKIQPQTSASETK; encoded by the exons ATGGGGATGTGGTCCATTGGCGCCGGGGCCCTGGGGGCGGCTGCCTTGGCACTGTTCCTGGCCAACACGGACGTGTTTCTGCCCAAATCCCGGAGAGCGACGCTGGAGTATCTGGAGGACATAGACCTGAAAACGCTGGAGAAGG AACCAAGGACTTTCAAAGCAAAGGAGCTCTGGGAAAAGAACGGAGCGGTGATTATGGCTGTACGCAGGCCAGGCTGCTTCCTCTGTCGAGAG GAGGCTGCGGACCTGTCCTCCCTGAAGCCCAAGTTGGATGAGCTGGGAGTCCCCCTGTACGCAGTGGTGAAGGAGCAGATCAGGACTGAAGTGAAGGACTTCCAGCCTTACTTCAAAGGAGAAATCTTCCTGGACGAAAAG AAAAAGTTCTACGGTCCCCAAAAGCGGAAGATGGTGTTCATGGGATTTGTCCGTCTGGGTGTCTGGTACAACTTCTTCCGGGCCTGGAACGGAGGCTTCTCTGGAAACCTGGAGGGCGAAGGCTTCATCCTTGGAGGAGTTTTTGTGGTGGGGCCAGGAAAGCAG GGCCTTCTTCTTGAGCACCGAGAAAAAGAATTTGGAGACAAAGTAAACCTGGTTTCTGTTCTGGAAGCTGCTAGGAAGATCCAACCACAGACTTCGGCCTCAGAGACAAAGTGA